One segment of Stappia sp. 28M-7 DNA contains the following:
- a CDS encoding TRAP transporter small permease, translating to MLAGLAWIDRLLGETLKPVVFVGMAALVAVITLQIVSRVFFTSVSWTEEVARFLLIWITFLGATLAYQQGRHIAVTIMRDSLPPAFKRIVTGAAILVTIAFLVALARVGWQYTMLQSFQKSPSLRLPMNYVYVVMPISAALIAFLSSIDLIRLLAGGGMRETPSEIDVELETQIHGKDRRV from the coding sequence ATGCTGGCAGGGTTGGCGTGGATTGACCGTCTTCTGGGCGAGACGCTCAAGCCCGTGGTCTTCGTGGGGATGGCTGCGCTCGTCGCAGTCATCACGCTCCAGATCGTCTCGCGGGTGTTCTTCACATCCGTGAGCTGGACGGAGGAAGTCGCCCGCTTTCTCCTGATCTGGATCACCTTCCTCGGCGCCACGCTGGCCTATCAGCAGGGGCGGCATATCGCGGTCACGATCATGCGTGACAGCCTGCCGCCCGCGTTCAAACGGATCGTGACGGGGGCCGCAATCCTCGTCACGATCGCCTTTCTCGTGGCCCTGGCCCGGGTCGGCTGGCAGTACACGATGCTGCAGAGCTTCCAGAAGTCTCCCTCGCTGCGACTGCCGATGAACTACGTCTATGTCGTCATGCCGATCTCTGCCGCGCTGATTGCCTTCCTGTCGTCCATCGACCTGATCCGGCTGCTCGCTGGCGGCGGCATGCGCGAGACCCCGTCCGAGATCGACGTCGAGCTCGAAACGCAGATCCACGGGAAGGATCGCCGGGTATGA
- a CDS encoding TRAP transporter large permease, whose amino-acid sequence MSLLLFGLFVLFLLMGLPVAIVIGAATMTALHTDGTSLMAVPQQMFSGINSFALVAVPMFILAGDVMAQGEISKRLVAFADSLFGFIKGGLSIVSVFAGMFFAAISGSGAATTAAVGASLVPELKRKGYDPASAASLIAASGTIGVVIPPSVPMIIYAVIAQESVAKLFLNGFIPGVAMGVGLIIIAVIQGHRRAYPRGTELNPRIIWRTFVAASWGLMAPLIILGGIFSGIFTPSEAAVIAVNYAILISFVIHRDMTMKQLYDIVLRAGVTTAVIMFVIAASSVLSWTLSSWQVPNQIATAALSLSSNPYVLLLLIMAVILVAGVFLETASALIILTPMLLPLAAQLGLDTVHFGIIIVVGLAIGMVTPPVAINLFVASTIAGLPIERIARAVMPYLATLLVVYLLIAFVPFVF is encoded by the coding sequence ATGAGCCTCCTTCTTTTCGGACTGTTCGTCCTGTTCCTGCTCATGGGGCTGCCGGTCGCCATCGTGATCGGGGCGGCCACCATGACGGCCCTCCACACGGACGGCACCTCGCTGATGGCCGTGCCGCAGCAGATGTTCTCGGGCATCAACTCCTTCGCCCTGGTCGCCGTGCCGATGTTCATCCTGGCCGGCGACGTCATGGCGCAGGGCGAGATTTCCAAGCGCCTCGTCGCCTTTGCCGACAGCCTCTTCGGCTTCATCAAGGGCGGGCTGTCCATCGTCTCCGTCTTTGCCGGCATGTTCTTCGCCGCGATTTCCGGCTCGGGCGCGGCGACCACGGCCGCCGTCGGTGCGAGCCTCGTTCCCGAACTGAAGCGCAAGGGCTACGACCCGGCCTCCGCCGCCTCGCTGATCGCCGCCTCCGGCACCATCGGCGTCGTCATTCCCCCGTCCGTGCCGATGATCATCTATGCGGTGATCGCCCAGGAATCGGTCGCCAAGCTCTTCCTCAACGGCTTCATTCCGGGCGTCGCCATGGGCGTCGGCCTGATCATCATCGCCGTGATCCAGGGTCACCGCCGCGCCTATCCCCGCGGCACGGAGCTGAACCCGCGCATCATCTGGCGCACCTTCGTCGCCGCCAGCTGGGGCCTGATGGCGCCGCTGATCATCCTGGGCGGCATCTTCTCCGGCATCTTCACCCCGTCGGAAGCCGCCGTCATCGCGGTGAACTACGCGATCCTGATTTCCTTCGTCATCCATCGCGACATGACGATGAAGCAGCTCTACGACATCGTGCTGCGCGCGGGCGTGACCACGGCGGTCATCATGTTCGTCATCGCGGCTTCGTCGGTGCTGAGCTGGACCCTGTCGAGCTGGCAGGTGCCGAACCAGATCGCCACCGCCGCCCTGTCGCTGTCGTCCAACCCCTATGTCCTGCTGCTGTTGATCATGGCGGTGATCCTGGTCGCCGGCGTCTTCCTGGAAACCGCCTCGGCGCTGATCATCCTGACGCCGATGCTGCTGCCGCTCGCGGCCCAGCTCGGCCTCGACACGGTGCATTTCGGCATCATCATCGTGGTGGGCCTTGCCATCGGCATGGTGACCCCGCCGGTCGCCATCAACCTGTTCGTCGCCTCGACCATCGCCGGGCTGCCGATCGAGCGGATCGCCAGGGCGGTGATGCCCTATCTCGCGACGCTGCTGGTGGTCTATCTGCTGATCGCCTTCGTGCCCTTCGTCTTCTGA
- a CDS encoding SIMPL domain-containing protein, with protein MTSLQTAARLAFVGSLALAAATLPARAQETPRIATIDMVGTGMVSAAPDMAMITSGVVSDADTAAEALAANTEAMSAVIARIKEAGIEQRDIQTSGFSVQPRYRQVKSSAPEEYRSEVFGYRVSNNVGVRVRDLAKLGGLIDVMVRDGANQVGGVTFIVSEEGKLKDSARKEAMADAIRKAEIYAEAAGVKLGRVLSINEQDFGGPRPVMMMARAEMKMDGAPAPMEAGESSLEVRVNVTWELVQP; from the coding sequence ATGACCTCGCTCCAGACCGCCGCTCGCCTTGCCTTCGTCGGCTCGCTTGCCCTGGCCGCCGCCACCCTGCCCGCACGGGCGCAGGAGACGCCGCGCATCGCCACCATCGACATGGTCGGCACCGGCATGGTTAGCGCCGCCCCGGACATGGCGATGATCACCAGTGGTGTTGTCAGCGATGCCGACACCGCCGCCGAGGCGCTGGCCGCCAACACCGAGGCGATGTCCGCCGTGATCGCCCGCATCAAGGAGGCCGGCATCGAGCAGCGCGACATCCAGACCTCGGGCTTTTCCGTGCAGCCGCGCTACCGCCAGGTGAAGAGCTCCGCTCCGGAAGAGTACCGCAGCGAGGTGTTCGGCTACCGCGTCTCCAACAATGTCGGCGTGCGCGTGCGCGACCTTGCCAAGCTCGGCGGGCTGATCGACGTGATGGTGCGCGACGGCGCCAACCAGGTCGGCGGCGTCACCTTCATCGTCAGCGAGGAAGGCAAGCTCAAGGACAGCGCCCGCAAGGAGGCCATGGCCGACGCGATCCGCAAGGCGGAGATCTATGCCGAGGCGGCCGGCGTCAAGCTCGGCCGGGTCCTGTCGATCAACGAGCAGGACTTCGGCGGCCCGCGTCCGGTGATGATGATGGCCCGCGCCGAAATGAAGATGGACGGCGCGCCGGCGCCGATGGAAGCGGGCGAGAGCTCGCTCGAGGTGCGTGTCAACGTCACCTGGGAGCTGGTCCAGCCGTAA
- a CDS encoding GNAT family N-acetyltransferase, which translates to MTAELVTLTGKEIHKVLDDLAELRVRVFREWPYLYEGSLDYERGYLRRYAEGKGAVVVGALAGKRLVGAATGQPLGEEVADFRDPFAAAGLDPATVFYFAESVLDPQYRGQGLGHGFFEGREAHARNLGFDRAAFCAVIRPADHPERPKDYSPLDPFWRKRGYLPLEGLKVGFDWPDVGETASSRKQMQVWMRDGLLSG; encoded by the coding sequence TGACGGCAGAGCTTGTTACTTTGACGGGTAAGGAAATTCACAAGGTGCTCGACGACCTAGCGGAATTGCGGGTCAGGGTGTTCCGGGAATGGCCGTATCTCTACGAAGGATCGCTGGACTACGAGCGTGGCTACCTGCGTCGATATGCGGAAGGAAAGGGCGCCGTTGTCGTCGGTGCGTTAGCCGGCAAAAGACTTGTCGGCGCGGCGACCGGACAGCCCCTTGGCGAAGAAGTCGCGGATTTCCGCGACCCGTTCGCGGCCGCCGGCCTCGATCCGGCGACGGTCTTCTATTTCGCGGAATCCGTGCTCGATCCGCAGTATCGGGGGCAGGGGCTGGGGCACGGTTTCTTCGAGGGCCGCGAGGCGCATGCGCGCAATCTCGGCTTCGACCGCGCGGCCTTTTGCGCGGTGATCCGCCCGGCGGACCACCCGGAGCGGCCGAAGGACTACAGCCCGCTCGACCCGTTCTGGCGCAAGCGCGGCTATCTGCCGCTGGAGGGGCTGAAGGTCGGCTTCGACTGGCCCGATGTCGGCGAGACGGCCTCCAGCCGCAAGCAGATGCAGGTGTGGATGCGCGATGGGCTGCTATCCGGCTGA